GAGATTTTTATGTTTTTGCTCTCTGTTTCTACCAGATCTGCTTTATTCTCTATCGGTATTATGCTGATCTCTAAATTAGATTTTATGCTTGAAAGTAACAATAACTGCTTTTCCATCGTATAACCACAAGTTTCAGAAGGATCCATTAAAAATAATACCAGATCTGCAAGATGCCTTAAAGCTAAAATTGCCTGCTTTTCCATAACGTTACTATCTTCAACAGGCCGGTCTAGCAAACCTGGTGTGTCTATTATCTGAACTTTAAATCTTTTGAAATTTAAATATCCGACAAGTATGCCTTTCGTTGTAAATGGATATGTCGCTATCTCTGGCTTGGCTGATGAAATCTTGGAAACTAGCTCAGACTTCCCAACATTTGGATATCCTGCTACCACTACTGTAAACATATCCAGATTTAGGTCCGGAATCTCTCTAAACTTGTCTCTCGCATTTTTTAAAAAATTAAGGTCTTTATCTATTCCCTTTATTACTGATCCAACCCTCCCAAAATACTGGTTCATGATACTTTTCATCTTTGGCAGGTCTCTTGTCTTCTCTAGCTCTTTCACAGTTTTGGTACTTAATTCAACAACCTTGTTTTTAGCCCAGTTGAGCGAACTTAAAGAGATCTTGTATTGGTCGGTACCTACCAGTGTATCTAATAAAGACAGATGAAATATATTT
This is a stretch of genomic DNA from Thermoplasmata archaeon. It encodes these proteins:
- a CDS encoding GTPase, giving the protein MFLKLEAVRTSGELIDTAFKKAKSISIAYHPDKATKTRNWDISKVKVIEDSLVKTLKKYLSSFPETEDLNIFHLSLLDTLVGTDQYKISLSSLNWAKNKVVELSTKTVKELEKTRDLPKMKSIMNQYFGRVGSVIKGIDKDLNFLKNARDKFREIPDLNLDMFTVVVAGYPNVGKSELVSKISSAKPEIATYPFTTKGILVGYLNFKRFKVQIIDTPGLLDRPVEDSNVMEKQAILALRHLADLVLFLMDPSETCGYTMEKQLLLLSSIKSNLEISIIPIENKADLVETESKNIKISAKTGYKLDKLIALIEEKALESEKYE